In the Urocitellus parryii isolate mUroPar1 chromosome 10, mUroPar1.hap1, whole genome shotgun sequence genome, one interval contains:
- the Smim20 gene encoding small integral membrane protein 20: protein MSRNLRTALIFGGFVSLVGAAFYPIYFRPLMRLEEYQKEQAINRAGIVQEDVQPPGLKVWSDPFGRK from the exons ATGTCCCGGAACCTGCGCACCGCGCTCATTTTCGGCGGTTTCGTCTCCCTGGTCGGCGCCGctttctaccccatctacttCCGGCCCCTAATGAGGCTGGAGGAGTACC AGAAGGAACAGGCCATAAATCGGGCTGGTATTGTTCAAGAAGATGTGCAGCCACCAG GGTTGAAGGTGTGGTCTGATCCCTTCGGCAGGAAATGA